Proteins from one Acropora muricata isolate sample 2 chromosome 9, ASM3666990v1, whole genome shotgun sequence genomic window:
- the LOC136929171 gene encoding serine protease 23-like, giving the protein MMTSAKSFLISSLFYLFSMQASIVYLKPQKPVEDIEAPPLSSRRNSSVKNENGTGPWSTEDDSQDDFPALSFFLRDVLTTSLGVISNTGELRPNSSKLVDLDQLTDGSQNASNLSRLNYETLWHNGSLTLTLVDIQKGLQKHHDIWDDVPTFELEEDVEDFKLDDDDDDVDMFDKTQSDEPHRRKRALFGSDDRIEVSADGARHLPYSAVVSVNTGCTGTLIAQDHVLTAAHCIHDGTKYITDVPHLKVGVLRRPRKPRWIRVDYMKVPRGWTLSRDFRYDYAVLKLRRPAPSPAQYLEMYEIPAHLSMPLRIQFASFPSDKPKFTLWYSYCKAHCLNHAILNRCDSNYGSSGAGIYGKIRKGRRVERFVMGVFSGLGNFVKFRGKRRRMNVGTKITPLKLAQIRAWLDASPPGNRDAPVIRAMPPSRNPPISRQ; this is encoded by the coding sequence ATGATGACTTCTGCCAAGAGTTTTTTGATATCGAGTTTGTTTTACTTGTTCTCTATGCAAGCTTCTATCGTGTACTTAAAACCGCAAAAACCTGTTGAAGATATTGAAGCTCCGCCACTGAGCAGCCGCAGAAATTCGTCcgtaaaaaatgaaaatggtaCAGGACCATGGTCGACAGAAGATGACAGCCAAGATGATTTCCCAGCACTGAGCTTCTTCCTCCGAGATGTTCTAACTACTTCATTGGGTGTTATAAGTAACACAGGGGAGCTTCGACCAAATTCTAGCAAATTAGTGGACCTCGACCAGTTGACGGATGGAAGTCAGAATGCCAGTAACTTGTCGCGGTTAAACTACGAGACACTTTGGCATAACGGCAGTCTGACACTAACACTTGTCGACATACAGAAAGGCCTGCAAAAACACCATGATATCTGGGACGATGTTCCCACATTCGAGCTAGAAGAAGATGTGGAAGATTTCAAacttgatgatgatgatgatgatgtagaCATGTTTGATAAAACTCAATCTGATGAACCCCATCGACGAAAGAGGGCCTTGTTTGGTTCCGACGACCGAATTGAAGTATCTGCGGATGGCGCGAGACATCTTCCCTATTCCGCAGTGGTTAGCGTTAACACGGGCTGTACCGGCACCTTGATTGCACAGGATCATGTCCTCACAGCTGCTCATTGCATTCACGATGGAACCAAATACATCACGGATGTGCCGCACTTGAAGGTGGGTGTTCTTAGGCGCCCGAGAAAACCGAGATGGATCCGTGTTGATTACATGAAGGTTCCTCGAGGCTGGACACTATCAAGGGACTTTCGCTATGACTACGCGGTTCTCAAATTACGCCGCCCTGCTCCGTCACCAGCCCAATACTTAGAAATGTATGAAATACCCGCGCATTTGTCCATGCCCTTGAGGATTCAATTCGCGTCCTTTCCGTCCGATAAACCCAAGTTCACCTTATGGTACTCGTACTGCAAAGCCCATTGCTTGAATCATGCAATACTAAACAGATGCGACTCTAACTATGGTAGTTCCGGGGCAGGAATCTACGGCAAGATCAGGAAAGGTCGCAGAGTAGAACGATTTGTTATGGGAGTATTCTCGGGCCTGGGTAATTTCGTTAAGTTTCGCGGTAAAAGGCGTCGCATGAATGTGGGCACGAAGATCACTCCTCTAAAACTGGCTCAAATACGTGCCTGGCTTGATGCCTCACCTCCCGGTAACCGCGACGCGCCAGTAATAAGGGCAATGCCGCCAAGCCGCAATCCCCCAATCAGTAGACAATGA
- the LOC136929174 gene encoding serine protease 23-like, protein MKSVFAVLVLIFALGSVHVEAATEQQLKQRENKLRMSRKSYGGRYEKTTNKSNDDSFEGSPFEVFEMFAQNLDYGEQDLVNFNYETLYRNGSSTLTLISLSEAGFSKDKHLSQLDHMIEKTPMDNSENLSFVVNSEFNNSFWSFFHSKNTKRRLKRIIFGRDGRIKLDAATRAQKFPFSSTVKISTGCSGSAISHKHILTSAHCVHNGVRPIVPIANLKVGTLRRHGKLHWISVDSIHFPEIWRLQNNTPHFDYAVITLHKPHKRPFLKLSVIKNKAYLYKLHFASFPGDKNSKALWYSHCFSRVISHVLIGRCDASSGSSGAGTYIRTSNRETRKSRVLVGILSGSGRIRLPSGELKMFNLVTKLTKLKVSQICRWIGTGANCAPRSSKRPTNKPRKQN, encoded by the coding sequence ATGAAGTCGGTATTTGCAGTTTTAGTTCTCATCTTCGCCCTTGGGTCAGTGCATGTTGAAGCAGCGACAGAACAGCAACTAAAACAACGAGAAAACAAACTAAGAATGTCAAGGAAAAGCTATGGTGGCCGATATGAAAAAACGACGAACAAGTCCAATGACGATTCTTTTGAAGGAAGCCCTTTTGAGGTATTTGAAATGTTTGCACAAAACTTGGACTACGGTGAGCAAGATCTTGTTAACTTTAATTACGAAACTTTGTATCGAAACGGTTCCAGCACGTTAACGCTAATTTCCCTCAGCGAAGCCGGATTTTCAAAGGACAAGCACCTATCGCAGCTTGACCACATGATCGAGAAGACTCCGATGGATAATTCTGAAAACTTGTCGTTTGTTGTTAACTCAGAATTCAACAACTCGTTTTGGTCCTTTTTTCACTCGAAAAACACGAAGCGCCGCCTGAAGAGAATTATTTTTGGACGCGATGGTCGCATCAAGTTAGATGCCGCAACACGAGCACAGAAATTCCCTTTTTCGTCAACGGTCAAGATTTCAACTGGTTGTTCCGGCTCAGCCATCTCTCACAAACATATATTAACGTCCGCCCATTGCGTACATAATGGTGTCCGTCCTATCGTGCCAATTGCCAACTTAAAAGTCGGCACTCTTCGGCGCCATGGTAAACTTCATTGGATTTCCGTCGACAGCATCCATTTTCCCGAAATATGGCGTCTTCAAAACAACACACCCCATTTCGATTATGCAGTTATTACTCTTCACAAGCCCCACAAGCGACCCTTCCTTAAACTCTCTGTCATCAAAAACAAAGCATATCTCTACAAATTGCACTTTGCAAGTTTCCCAGGTGACAAGAATTCCAAAGCGCTGTGGTACAGCCACTGTTTCTCCCGAGTGATCTCCCATGTGCTGATTGGCAGGTGCGATGCATCCAGCGGAAGTTCCGGAGCAGGAACCTACATCAGAACTTCCAACAGAGAAACCAGGAAAAGTCGGGTTCTGGTCGGGATACTGTCTGGATCTGGTAGGATACGTTTACCCAGTGGTGAACTCAAGATGTTTAACCTCGTCACCAAGCTGACAAAATTGAAAGTGAGTCAAATTTGCCGATGGATTGGGACTGGTGCTAATTGTGCGCCTAGATCCTCCAAAAGACCTACTAACAAGCCTCGCAAACAGAACTAA